AATTTTTAAGAAAGTTGGATGAAATGGGCTATGAGAAAGTATTGAAAATTGAATATCCGGGAGAATTCTCCCAACGAGGAGGTTTGGTTGAGGTTTTTCCTCTAAATTCAAATCAAGCTCTATTGTTTGAGTTTTTTGGTAATAAAATTGAGAATATTGAAAAATTAGAAGTAGTAATCGAAGATGAGAAAAAATCAAAAGAGATTTTGAAAAAAAAGCTAAAATCTCAAAAAATATTTTCTGATTTAAAAGGAATTAAACCCGGAGATTGTTTAGTTCATCTAGATCATGGTATTGGCATTTATGAACAACAGTCAACTGTCACGCTGTCTGTCAACGGAGAATCAGATAATAAGCAATATTATGTACTAAAATACGCTCAGGAAGATAGGTTATATGTTCCCTTGGGCCTAGAAAGAAAACTTTCACGTTATATTGGTTTTGGGAAACCGCAAATTGCTCGATTAGGTAGTTCACTCTGGCAGAAAACAAAAAGAAAGATAAAAGCAGAAACTGAGAAATTGGCTAAAGAGCTTTTAGACATTGCGGCCAGCAGAGAGATAACCACTCGCTCTCCTTACTTACCAGAAGACGAAATAGACCTTCAGTTAGCTTCTGATTTTCAGTACCTTGAGACTCCCGACCAAAATGAAGCGATCGAAGAAATAAAAAAAGATTTAGAAAATAATCGGCCAATGGATAGAATCTTGTGTGGCGATGTTGGTTTTGGTAAAACAGAAGTGGCAATAAGGGCAATGATAAAAGTGGTGAAATCCGGCTACCAGGCAGTAATGATCTGTCCAACCACTATTTTGGCTTATCAGCATTTCCATAATTTTAGAAAAAGATTAAAAAATCTTCCCGTAAAAATTAGATTGCTTTCTCGCCTTCAAACAAAAAAAGAACAAAAAAAAATTGTTGAAGAATTAAATGCCGGTAAAGTTGATTTTGTTGTTGGCACCCATCGATTATTATCAAAAGATGTTACCCCCCACCCCTCTCAAAAAGGTGGAGGGCTGGGGCTTTTAATTATTGATGATGAACACCGATTTGGGGTTAAACAAAAAGAAAAATTTAAAAAAATCAGGGCTAATCTTGATATATTATCACTTTCTGCAACTCCAATTCCCAGAACCCTTTATTTGGCTCTCTCATCCCTGAAAAAAATAAGTTTAATTACAACACCTCCTCCCGGCAGGCTCCCGATTAAAACTTTTATTGTCCATTTCAAGAAAAAAATAATCAAACAGGCTATTGAAAAGGAAATTTCCAGAGGAGGACAGGTCTATTTTCTTTTTAATCGAATTCAAGCAATTGAAAAAATGCGGGAATTTTTAGAGAAATTATTGCCTAAGGTTAAAATTGGAATCGCCCATGGAAAATTGGCAGAAAAAGAACTAATTAAAACAATACAAGATTTCCAACAAAAAAAGATCGATGTTTTAGTTACAACGACAATAATTGAAAATGGAATTGATCTACCCAATGTTAATACTTTAATTGTCGCAGACGGCACAAAACTCGGGCTAGCCCAAGCCTATCAAATAAGGGGAAGGGTTGGCAGGTCTCATATTCAGGCTTTTGCTTATTTTCTATACTCTAAAAGAATCTCCTCTTTGGCCAGAGAAAGGCTTCAGGCCCTAAAAGAAGCCGAAGCCTTGGGTTCTGGCTATCAAGTTGCTTTAAAAGATTTGGAAATCAGAGGAACGGGGAATATTTTGGGAAAAGAACAATCTGGCAATATAAATCAAGTAGGACTGAACCTCTATTGCCAAATGCTCTCTGAAGCTGTTGAGAAATTAAGAAAATAAAAAAGAGGCCATGTCTCTGGCCCCTCAATAATTGGCGCGGATTGCTAGAAGGATTGGCATTTGCTCTTTTGCAGTTTCTCTGGCTATTCGCTCGATTTCGCCTCTTTCAGACGGCGCTAAATCGTTTACTGATACGTCGAAAAACGAACGAAAAACTTCCTCAACAGTTTTTATCATCCTATCTTTTAGAACATCCTCATCAATTTCGCTTCCCTCTAGGTCATTTAACAATCTTTCTTTTTGTTTATCCAATAGGTAGGTCGCCTCTTGAATTATCTCCTCAAAACTCTTCATTTCCGCCTCCTTTTGGTTGTTTAAGTACAAGCCCTCCGTTTAAAAAATAATATACGGAGTCGAAAAAGTCAATCTTTTGACAAGCTTAGGATTAATGTTGAACTTATTAAAACATCGAATTTCTTAATTTTTAAAAATCGTGCTAAATTAAAAAATGGAAGAAATAAAAGAGATTAATATTAATAATAAAGATTATCCAGAACTTCTTAAAAAAATTAAGAATCCGCCAAAGGTTCTTTATGTTAAAGGAAATATTTTTCCAGATGAGCCCTGCTTTGCTATTGTTGGAACAAGAAGATTTTCTTCTTACGGAAAACAGGTAGCCCTGGGAATTGCCGGCGATTTAGCTGAGGCCGGTTTAATTATTGTTTCAGGATTAGCACCCGGCATTGACACTTTTGTCCATCAGGCAACAGTTGAACGGAGAACACAAACAATTGCTGTTTTAGGAACGGGCATTGATGAAAAAAGCATTTATCCTCAATCAAATCTGAGGTTGGCCCAAAAAATTATTGAAAAAGGTGGAGCTTTAATTTCTGAATACAGACCTGGTACTCGAGGGACTCAATTTACTTTTCCCCAAAGAAACAGAATTATTGCCGGACTCTCTTTGGGAGTTTTGGTGGTTGAGGCTAAAGAAAAGTCAGGGGCTTTAATTACTGCTCACTATGCTCTCGAGCAGGGCCGAAAAGTCTTTGCTATTCCTGGTTCAATTTATTCTTCTAATTCTCGAGGTTCCCACAATTTAATAAAGAAGGGAGCAAAATTAATTGAGAATGCTAACGATATTTTAAGAGAATTAAATTTACCCATTAAAAAGAAGGCTAAAACAACAACGGGAAAAACCAAAGAGGAAAATCTAGTTTTAGAAGCATTAAGAGAAGAGTCTTTATATGTTGACAAAGTTATCGAAAAAACAAAATTACAAGCATCTGTCGTTTCCAGCACTCTCTCGACATTGGAAATAAAAGGAAAAATAAGAAACTTGGGAGGAAGCATATATGCAATTAGTAATAGTTGAATCACCAATTAAATCTCGAACTATCCAGCAATTTTTAGGCCGAAATTACAAGGTCTTATCTTCTTATGGCCATGTTAGAGATCTGCCAAAAAGTAAACTTGGGATAGATATAGAAAACGATTTTAAGCCAAGCTACATAATCATTCCAAAAACCAGAAAAATAACTCAGTTATTAAAAAAAGAAGCTAAAAAAGCAACATCTGTAATTTTAGCTACTGACGAAGATAGAGAAGGAGAATCCATTGCTTGGCATCTTGTCCAGTTGCTTAATCTGAATGGTTTAAAGCCTTATCAAAGAATAGTTTTCCACGAAATTACAAAAAGAGCAATTGAGAAGGCTTTAAAAAATCCAAGAAAAATTGACATGAATTTAGTTAATGCCCAACAAGCCAGAAGAATTTTAGATCGCATTGTTGGCTATAAATTATCACCTTTTTTATGGGATAAAGTGGCTAGGGGGCTATCGGCAGGAAGAGTCCAGTCGGTAGCAGTAAGATTGATAGTTGAAAGAGAAAGAGAAATTCAGAAATTTACTCCCAAAGAATATTGGAGCATTGAGGCATTACTTAAAAAAAATAAAAATACAAAGGTAGAATTTAAGGCTTCGCTAATTAAGAAAAATGGAAAAACTATTCCAAAGCTTGCAATTGCAGCCAAAAAAGAAGCTGATAAAATTATCGAAGATCTAAAAGGGGCTGAATATAAGGTAATTGATATTGAAAAAAAAGAAGTAAAAAGAAATCCTCTTCCTCCATTTACAACAAGTACTTTGCAGCAAGAGATTTATCGAAAATTAAGATTCTCGGCAAGAAAAACCATGTTTATTGCCCAGCGGCTTTATGAAAAAGGGCATATTACCTATCACCGAACCGATTCTCTTAACCTTTCTGAACAATCTTTATTGGCGGTTAAAAAATTCATTATCGGAAATTACGGTAAAAAATATTGGGCAGGTTTTCTGAAAAAGTATAAGGCTAAAGGTAAGACTCAAGAAGCCCATGAGGCCATTAGGCCAACTTATCCTGAAAATACTCCAGAAAAACTGAAAATAGAGGCAAAACCCGACGCCGGAGCGAAGCCCAGCACCAGAGCCGAGCACGGTGCCGGACCAGCCCCGAACCGAAACAAAGTTTCTGGTGCGGGGTTAGACGACGACCAGTTCAAACTTTATGATTTAATCTGGCGAAGATTTATTGCTTGCCAGATGAATCAAGCCATTTTCGACTCGACTACTATTGATATTTCAGCTAAAACATATCTCTTTCGGGCCACTGGCCAAATTTTAAAATTCGAAGGTTTTTTAAAAATATATCCCATTAAATTTGAAGAAAACGAACTACCATTATTGAAAAAAAATGAAGCCTTAAAGCTTATAAATCTCATATCTTCTCAGCATTTCACTCAGGCTCCCCCCAGATATACCGAAGCAACTTTAATTAAGACCCTGGAAGAAAAAGGGATTGGCCGGCCTTCAACCTATGCCCCGACATTAGCTACAATCCAAGGAAGAAATTACATTGAAAAAGATGCAAATAGACGGTTTCAACCAACCAGAATTGGTTTTATAGTAAACGATCTTCTGGTTAAAAATTTTCCGAAGATTGTTAGTATTGATTTCACGGCCACGATGGAGGACGATTTAGATAAAATTGCTCAGGCAAAAGTAGGGTGGGTCACAATTATAAAAGAATTTTATACTCCTTTTAATGAAAACTTAGAAAAAAAGCGTCAAAAAGTTTCAAAAAAAGAATCAATTGCAGAACTAACTAACGAAATTTGCCCAGATTGTGGAGCCAATTTATTAATTAGGATAAGCAGATTTGGAGAGTTTTATACTTGCTCCAATTTTCCAAAGTGTCGATACAAAAAAGATATCCCTAAATCTTTAGATATTAAATGTCCAAAATGTAAGAAAGGAGAAATGGTTGAAAGAAGGACAAAAAATAAGAAGATTTTCTATGGGTGCTCTCTCTGGCCGGACTGTGATTTTGCCTCTTGGGAAAAACCGATTGGAAAAAATTGTCCAAAGTGTGAATCAATCCTAGTTATCACTAAATGGAAAAAGATAAGGTGTTTTAATAAAGACTGTAAACCCCGTTAGAAAGGGCGAGGCTTTAGACTCCGTTAGAGGTAAATCTCTAACGGAGTAAATAACATGCTGAATATCTTGAAACAAATTAAACAAAAAAGCGATGACCCGGTTTTGATTGAAAAGGCTTTTAATTTTGCAAGAAATGCCCACCAGGGACAAAAAAGATTTTCTGGTGATGATTATATTATTCATCCTTTAAAGGTGGCTTTAATTTTAGCCGGTAGAAACCTTGATTCCAAAACTATTGCTGCAGCTTTATTGCATGATGTACCCGACGATACCTCGGCGTCTTTGGATGAAATCGAAAAAGAATTTGGCAAAGAAGTTGCTTTTCTGGTTGACGGAGTAAGTAAATTAAGCAGGCTTCGTTATCCTAAAGTGTATAATCTTCCCCCTATCTCTATCTTTTCTGTTAGTCCTCAAGTAGAGAACCTAAGAAAAATGTTTTTTGCTATGGCTGAAGATTTAAGGGTGATTTTGATAAAACTGGCTGATCGTCTTCATAATATGGAAACATTAAAATATATGCCTAAAGAAAAACAGAAAAGATTTGCCTTAGAAACTTTAGAAATTTTCGCTCCAATAGCTGACAGATTAGGAATGGGCGAAATAAAAGTCCAGCTTGCAGACCTGGCTTTTCCTTATCTTTATCGTAAAGAGTACGAATGGTTAATAAAAAATGTAAAAGAAAAATATGAAAAAAGAGAGGGTTATTTGAAAAAAGTAGAGCCAATTATTAAAAAAATCTTAGAGAAAGAGGGAATAACTCCTTTAAATATCCACTCTCGAGTTAAATCATACTGGAGTCTTTATCAGAAGCTTTTAAAGCATGGCATGGATTTTGAAAGAATTTATGATCTAGTAGCTTTAAGAATTATTGTAAAAGATTTAGATTCTTGTTATAAGACCTTGGGAATTATACATAAACATTTCAAACCGCTTATAGGCAGAATTCAGGACTTTATTGCTCTTCCCAAGCCAAATGGCTATCAAAGCCTTCATACTACTTGCTTCTGTTTGGAGGGAAAACTAACTGAGCTTCAGATTAGAACTCCAAAAATGCATAATCGGGCCGAAAATGGAATTTGTGCTCATTGGGCTTATAAAGAAAAAGTAGATCTAAAGGCTCAACAAAATAAATATATTTGGATTCAACAATTAAAAGACTGGCAACAAAAAATTCACAGAACAAAAGAGTTTTTTGAAAGATTGAAAATTGATTTTTTTAAAAGTAGAATTTTTGTCTTCACGCCCAAGGGAGATGTGATCAATCTTCCCGAAGGAGCTTGCGCTATCGATTTTGCCTACCATATTCATACTGAAATCGGAAACCATTGTGCCGGAGCGAAAGTCAACGGAAAGATAACTCAAGTATCAGCTCCGTTGAAAAATGGAGATGTGGTGGAAATTCTGGTTGATAAAAATAAAAAACCAAGCCGAAATTGGTTAAGATTCGTTAAAACCAATTTAGCCTACTCTCATATCAAAAAAGAGTTTAAAAATGGCTTCTTGGAATCTATTAGAGAGAGGTTTTTACCAAAAAGAATAACAAGACAAATATTTAAAAAGCCAAAGTTATTCGTTAAGCCCGGAATAAAAAAACCCCCTCAAATTATCTTAATCGGCGGGGAAACCGGTATTTCTTTTGCTCTCGCCAAATGTTGTGATCCTCGATCAGGAGATAACATCAAGGCTATCATTGCAAAAACTAAAAATGCCTCTGTTCACAAAATTTCCTGTAAAAACTTAAAGAAGGCTCAATTACAACATCCTCAAAAAATTATTGAAGCTTCTTGGAAAAGACCCTAGGTTGATAAAAACCGGAATCTTTGTTAAATTAAAATTGGACCTTGGCCAGGTTGGCTGAGTTCTCCATAGTTTATCGCAAGAAATAAGCAAAAGTATATTCTTTCTGTACTGGTGATTTTAACCCAACTAACTCTAACTGGCCGCGGTGGCGGAATTGGTTTACGCGTACGACTCAAAATCGTATGACCGAAAGGTCGTGTGGGTTCGAGTCCCACCCGCGGCACTGATTTTAAAAATGAAGTCCTCGAGAAAAATAGAAAAAATCCGAAAGAAAGCTGAAGAAAAGATGATTACTTTAATCTTGGTCGGATTTGAATTGGTAGCGGCTCTGGCCTGGAATGATGCCATTAGACCCCGTTCAATGTTCTCTTCCTAAAAGGAAGAGGAGTGGCCGGAAAGTTTATGTATGCCGTGCTCATTACGGTGATTGCGGTTATTATTTCTTTACAATTAAAGAAAATTTCCGAAAAGAAAGAATAATCAAAAGAGCTGAGAGGATACCAACGATTGCCCCAGCCAAAATATCTGATGACCAATGAACTCCGGTGAAAATCCGAGGAATAGTAATTAAAAAGCTGGCCATAAAGAACAGAAGGCCGGCCTTTTTGTTATAAAAATAGATAATTGTAGCAATGGCAAAAAAGAAGGCAGCATGGCCCGAAGGAAAGGCGGATTGATTCAGACGGTCTAAAAGTAAATTAATATGATTGTCAACAAATGGTCTTGGTCTTTCCCAAAACAAACGAATAGTATCTACAATAATGAACCTTGCCAAAATCGCGGATAAAAAGGACAAGGTTACCATCTGACGATATTTTTTAAAATTTTTAACTAAAAATAAAAGTAATAAAAAAACTAAAATATAACCAAAGTATTTGGCGAAAAAAATAGTCAAAACGTCCAACCAAAACCATCGTAAAGCAAATTGATTAATTTGTTGAAAAATAAATAAATCCAAATTGTGTTGCGAGAATTTAAATTTTTAAATCTTCGCTAGCAGGACAATTCAATTCTAACAAATTGGAAGATAAAAAGAAAAGATATCCCATTACCATTTTTATGTTTATGTAGTCAAAAGTAAAAAGGATAATACTACGGTTCACATATATGTGAACCGTAGATGCAAGCTGCAGGGTTCTGACTTCTGCAGTTTAGTTATTTGAAGATTCTTATCTTTCTCTTTTACCGACCTAAAATATCGTTAATCTTAGCTCGGGTAGTTGAACCAACAAAACCAGTACCTTCCGTTAATCCCCAAGGAGCTAAGATATCTTCAGCATATTTTTCCTGAAAGCGAATTACTGCCTTCTTAGTTAAAGGACCAAACCAACCAGACACTATGCCTTCAGGATAAATCTCAGGACCTTGGGCTTTTAAGAAGATCTGTAAGTATCTGACGTCATCATTTGTCTGGTCATATTTAAGATTAATGGTGAATCTGTAATTAGTTGGGATTTCTTCAGTGACCTCCTTTTCCAAAAGTTGTTGAAGCTGAACTTTTAATTGGTTAATCTTTTCTGAAATTTCAGCAATCTTTTGTTTAAGTTCCTCAACGGTCATCTCAACAATTGGTTTTTCTTTTATCTCTCCCATTAGGGCAAACAAAGTAAAGTGGATGGTCTGGGCAGTGACAGTGTTAGTTAATGTGTTAACTTCGCTTTTCAATGGTTTCCAGCTTTTAGTAGTTTTATCCCACCAGTAAATCTTGAGAGTCTTTTCATCAACCCCGACTTCTTTTACTTTTGCATCTGTATAGGTAAAAGTAATCGCCACTACTCCCTCAAATTTTTCTAATTCTTCTCCTCCAGAAAGAGCTGTAAAATCAGCTACTAAGTCACCAACTATTTTAGTATTTTTAGGTAAGGGATTGGTTTTAATTGCCTCAACTTTATCTTTTGGCTCAATTTTAACTACCACTGTTCCCTTAATGCTGTAGGAAGGAAAAACTACTTTAGCTAACTCTCCAGATTCAAAGGTTTTTCTAACCTCTCCTCCTAAATTTTGATAAACATTACCTTGACCGGTAGTGCTGACTGGTGGAGAAATAACTCCACCACCACCAGTAACAACAACTGTTTTTCTCCAGCTTGTATTAATATTGCAATTAGCACAACTAAAACTAATCCAGCCCACATTTTCTCCCCAGGCATAACCTGAAAAATCACCGGTTGAACCATCAATAATTACCTGAGAACCAGTGGGATTGAAATTTATCCAACCAACATTCTCGCCCCAGGCATATCCTGAAAGATTACCCTGACCGTCATTGGTTACCCCGCCATAAGTAGGGTTGAGATTAATCCAACCAACATTTTCTCCCCAGGCATAGCCAGCAACTGCGCTATTTGTTACCGTTACCCCCTCGCCCTGGCTGGGATTAAAGTTGATCCAGCCCGCGTTTTCTCCCCAAGCGTAACCCGTGGTGTTTCCGGCAGCCCAAACTGGAAAGGCGAAGAAAAATCCTACCCATAAAATGACGGCAAGGAGAGTATATTTTGTATTTTGGAACATATAACCTGGAATTTATAACTTATAACTTTCTTAGAATGCCCAATACCATCTGCTCCAACGTCTTCAGTTAATTCCATTGCTCTTCCATAGTTCTTTTTAGATACATAATTTTCGACCAAAGAAAAATGTAATAGATATTTGGCTTTCTTAAGTGATCCGTACGAGGTTTCTAAAAAATTCTTGTAGACATTATCCATTTTTCTGGCATAACCTTCAATGTAGTCTAAGACTATCGAAAGAGCAGCTCTTCGTAACTAAGAAGTTACTCCGTATAATTCATCTCTGGGAAAATCTTTAGTAATTTTATAAACCAAATGAGCAAACTCATCCATTTTAAATTACAAATGACTATGAAATTGGATCATAAATTCACGGGTTACAGGTTAAGATACAAATTACAAGATTCTACCCGCGGACGCAACGGACATACAAAAGAAAAGTATCCTTATCGTAGCCGTCCACGCCGCCGGTGCCGAAGAACACGACCCAGGCGCCGGCAGGGTTACCGACGAAGGTAGAACCCGACCAATAGTAGCTAGACTGAGTAGCGGGGAAATAAGTGGTGTTAATAGCTGGGCTAACATTTTGGTAATTAACAATGCTTTGCAGTTCTTTTATATTGGGCAATCTCCAGTCAGTCTGGCCGGCAAAATTAAGTCCTTCGCAGTACGAAGGAGCAGCTGCCCAATAATTAGTTTCAATCGTACCGGTGGTGCAAGTTGAGCCGGAAAGGCCTTTTGAACATTTCTGCCACATTAAATTAGTGTTGTTATCGGTGATGGTCTCGTCTCCGTTGTCAGTAAATGACGGATCGAGGGTCCCGGAGTTTGCAGCAGTGTATTCAGCATCCTGCCCCGCTGGAGCATCACCGCAGGTTATTGAGCCTCCCGTTGTGTTCCAACAGCCGGTTTGACCAGTATCGGGAAGAAGCCTTTTAAAGGTTCCGGCCACCCCAAATATGGAAATTCCGCTTTTAATGTTGCCTGCAGTCAGATCAGCATCTCCTTCAGCATAACCAGTGCCATTGTGATAACCTTGGGTAATGGTCAGGTTAGTAGTCGAGGGAGTAATAGTCTGCTGACCGACATTAGTCATTGTGCCGGTTAAAAGAGCGCCGGCTTTTGTCCAGGCCTCAAGTCCTGAGAGGATGTTGCCAACCACAGCGTCACCAGCCCCAGTATCCCCGGGTAGAGCATAAGTGGCCGAAGGATAATCGCCGGTTAGTCCTACGCCAAAAAGAGTGTCTTTTTTTACCGTGCCAACAGTAAGATTGGCCGCGTTGTAAGTTCCGGCTCCGGCAGCCGTAGTTAAAACCGTGCTCTGGATTGTATCGCCGTAAGGATAACCGGCTGTAACGGTTCCGGCGATTCCAAAAATGGTTTTCCCGCTCAAAATATTGCCTGCTATCAAATCAATATCCACCGCGTCCAATGTTGTCGCGCTGTAATAGCCGGCGCTTACAGAGGTAGTGGCGGCTGATAAAGTTTGAGTCGGCATTGTGCCGGTGATAAGCGCGCCTGCCTTGCTCCAAGCTTCCAAACCGCTTAAAATATCTGCGGCAGTACTGTCAGCAGCCGCGGTATCCCCGGGCAGAGTATAAGTGGCCGAAGGATAATCGCCAATCACGCTGAAAAGATCTACCCCGCTTTTTATCTTGCCCACAGTCAAATCAGCATCTCCTTCAGCATATCCTGTCCCATCGTGATAACCTAAGGTAATGGTCTGATTGGTTGTAGTGGGAGTAATAATCTGTTGTCCTACATTAGTCATTGTGCCAGCTACTCCCAAATAAGAAGTGCCAGAAAGCACTTTAGCAGCATCAATGGTGGGGATAGCTTCGTAAATCTGGGTGAGAGTATACATTGAGGAAGCTGGTGAGACTGAAGGAGAAAATGAATGATCGCCTTCAGTGGAAGTAGCGTTGGTAGTTAAACGGGTATAGATATTTGAAAGGGTATACATAGTGGCTGCCGGCGAAGCCGAGGGTTCAAGATTGCCGGCTTTGACGATAACGAAGACAATGGCTACAGAAATGATGATGGTGACAAAACTTAGGAAAATTGTCCTGAATCTGTTCATAGTTTTACGCAAAAATACAAAGTATTTCTTTTGCACTGAAAAGCAGATATTTTGTATTTAAGCGGTTAGTTTTATTATGTTTTATTTCTCTTAAAGAGAGATTGTGTGTTGCATTTTGCATAGTTTCTTATATTATTGTTCTTATTCTAATAATATCATAGCACAGAGAAAAAAAGGAAGTTCAATCCTCATTCTACTTGCTCCTAAGATTTAATACTCCTATTTGTTAAGGTTTACTAAATTTTTAATTACAAAGGCTACTGTAAGCGGACCAACCCCTCCTGGCACTGGAGTGATATAACTTGTTTTTTTGGAAACACTTTTAAAATCTACATCTCCTACTAACTTTCCCTCCAGATAACTTGAGCCACAATCAATAACTATTACTCCCCTCTTTGTCATCTTGGCAGTGATGAGATTTGATTTCCCAACGCCGGAAATTAAAATGTCAGCTTTTTTGGTAAACGAAGAAATATTTGGGGTAAATTTATTAATAACTGTCAAGGTTCCCCCCTTTTTTAAAATCCATAGGGTTAAGGGTAAGCCGGTCAATTTCCCTGAGCCAATTAGAACCACATTCTTTCTTTTAATTCTTAAATTATAAATTGTAAAAAGATAAGAAATTGCCTTAACGACGGGAGGTAAAATTTTTGAAGTTCCTTGATAAAATCTTCCCAAACTCTCAGTTGATAAAACATCAACATCTTTGCGTGAAGGAATTAGATTTAAAACTTTATTTGTATCTATATTTTTCGGTAAGGGGAGTTGAATTATTACTCCCGAATTTTTTGAGTTCTTACTAATTCTTCTAACCTCTTTTTGAAGTCTATTTTGGCTGATTTTTTTTGGGAAATTATATAACCTAAAATTAACTCCAGTATTTTCACAAAACTTTTTCTTTTGGCTGATGAAAATTTTAGAAACAGGTTCTTCTCCCACTAAAACTACGGCTAATCTTAACCTCAGATTAGATTTTTTAATCTCTTTTCTAAGAACATCGGAGATTTTTCCTGCTAATTTTTTGCCATCTAATATTTTGGTCATTATAGTAGAGGAAATTTCTTACACAATTTTTTTATTTCTCTTTTCACCCGCCTAAGTTTTGCTTCGCAAAATTTTGGCGGGTTAATTTTTGAACTTTCAATAACTTCGTTAATCCAATAAGCTATCTTTCGCATCTCCTTTTCCTTCATCCCTCGGCTGGTAAGAGATGGCGTTCCAATTCTTAATCCCGAAGGGTCAAAAGGCTTTCTCTGGTCGTAGGGAATTCCATTTTTATTGGTTACTATCCCAACCTTTTCTAATAAATTCTGGGCTTCTTTGCCCGAAAGTCCTTTATTGGTTAAATTAATTAGAATCAAGTGGTTATCGGTTCCTCCGGAGATTAAATCGAAATTGTATTTCTTGAGTTCTTCAGCCAAGACTTTAGCGTTTTTCACTATTTGTTGAATATATTTCTTAAATTGCGGTTTTTGGGCTTCTTTTAGCGCAACACCAAGAGCGCAAATTGTGTGATTATGTGGTCCTCCTTGAATTCCGGGGAAAACTTTCGGAAAAATCTTTTTCCGTAATGCTTCCCTGCAGATAATTATTGCTCCTCGCGGCCCCCTTAGAGTTTTATGTGTGGTTAAAGTCACAACATCTGCAAAAGGAAAAGGGCTGGGATGTACAGAGCCTGCAATTAAACCTGAAATATGGGCGATATCAGCCATTAAGTAAGCTGTAATCTTATGGGCAATCTGGGCGAATTTTTTAAAATTTACTTTTCTTGGATAAGCGCT
The genomic region above belongs to Candidatus Nealsonbacteria bacterium and contains:
- a CDS encoding DEAD/DEAH box helicase → MKLSREATDRVLIVSLIPYFLNKGNFWFEENFSKILAARKTQSFFESNTLFLEKGQTLNLSQFLRKLDEMGYEKVLKIEYPGEFSQRGGLVEVFPLNSNQALLFEFFGNKIENIEKLEVVIEDEKKSKEILKKKLKSQKIFSDLKGIKPGDCLVHLDHGIGIYEQQSTVTLSVNGESDNKQYYVLKYAQEDRLYVPLGLERKLSRYIGFGKPQIARLGSSLWQKTKRKIKAETEKLAKELLDIAASREITTRSPYLPEDEIDLQLASDFQYLETPDQNEAIEEIKKDLENNRPMDRILCGDVGFGKTEVAIRAMIKVVKSGYQAVMICPTTILAYQHFHNFRKRLKNLPVKIRLLSRLQTKKEQKKIVEELNAGKVDFVVGTHRLLSKDVTPHPSQKGGGLGLLIIDDEHRFGVKQKEKFKKIRANLDILSLSATPIPRTLYLALSSLKKISLITTPPPGRLPIKTFIVHFKKKIIKQAIEKEISRGGQVYFLFNRIQAIEKMREFLEKLLPKVKIGIAHGKLAEKELIKTIQDFQQKKIDVLVTTTIIENGIDLPNVNTLIVADGTKLGLAQAYQIRGRVGRSHIQAFAYFLYSKRISSLARERLQALKEAEALGSGYQVALKDLEIRGTGNILGKEQSGNINQVGLNLYCQMLSEAVEKLRK
- the dprA gene encoding DNA-protecting protein DprA, which codes for MEEIKEININNKDYPELLKKIKNPPKVLYVKGNIFPDEPCFAIVGTRRFSSYGKQVALGIAGDLAEAGLIIVSGLAPGIDTFVHQATVERRTQTIAVLGTGIDEKSIYPQSNLRLAQKIIEKGGALISEYRPGTRGTQFTFPQRNRIIAGLSLGVLVVEAKEKSGALITAHYALEQGRKVFAIPGSIYSSNSRGSHNLIKKGAKLIENANDILRELNLPIKKKAKTTTGKTKEENLVLEALREESLYVDKVIEKTKLQASVVSSTLSTLEIKGKIRNLGGSIYAISNS
- the topA gene encoding type I DNA topoisomerase; the protein is MQLVIVESPIKSRTIQQFLGRNYKVLSSYGHVRDLPKSKLGIDIENDFKPSYIIIPKTRKITQLLKKEAKKATSVILATDEDREGESIAWHLVQLLNLNGLKPYQRIVFHEITKRAIEKALKNPRKIDMNLVNAQQARRILDRIVGYKLSPFLWDKVARGLSAGRVQSVAVRLIVEREREIQKFTPKEYWSIEALLKKNKNTKVEFKASLIKKNGKTIPKLAIAAKKEADKIIEDLKGAEYKVIDIEKKEVKRNPLPPFTTSTLQQEIYRKLRFSARKTMFIAQRLYEKGHITYHRTDSLNLSEQSLLAVKKFIIGNYGKKYWAGFLKKYKAKGKTQEAHEAIRPTYPENTPEKLKIEAKPDAGAKPSTRAEHGAGPAPNRNKVSGAGLDDDQFKLYDLIWRRFIACQMNQAIFDSTTIDISAKTYLFRATGQILKFEGFLKIYPIKFEENELPLLKKNEALKLINLISSQHFTQAPPRYTEATLIKTLEEKGIGRPSTYAPTLATIQGRNYIEKDANRRFQPTRIGFIVNDLLVKNFPKIVSIDFTATMEDDLDKIAQAKVGWVTIIKEFYTPFNENLEKKRQKVSKKESIAELTNEICPDCGANLLIRISRFGEFYTCSNFPKCRYKKDIPKSLDIKCPKCKKGEMVERRTKNKKIFYGCSLWPDCDFASWEKPIGKNCPKCESILVITKWKKIRCFNKDCKPR
- a CDS encoding bifunctional (p)ppGpp synthetase/guanosine-3',5'-bis(diphosphate) 3'-pyrophosphohydrolase, producing MLNILKQIKQKSDDPVLIEKAFNFARNAHQGQKRFSGDDYIIHPLKVALILAGRNLDSKTIAAALLHDVPDDTSASLDEIEKEFGKEVAFLVDGVSKLSRLRYPKVYNLPPISIFSVSPQVENLRKMFFAMAEDLRVILIKLADRLHNMETLKYMPKEKQKRFALETLEIFAPIADRLGMGEIKVQLADLAFPYLYRKEYEWLIKNVKEKYEKREGYLKKVEPIIKKILEKEGITPLNIHSRVKSYWSLYQKLLKHGMDFERIYDLVALRIIVKDLDSCYKTLGIIHKHFKPLIGRIQDFIALPKPNGYQSLHTTCFCLEGKLTELQIRTPKMHNRAENGICAHWAYKEKVDLKAQQNKYIWIQQLKDWQQKIHRTKEFFERLKIDFFKSRIFVFTPKGDVINLPEGACAIDFAYHIHTEIGNHCAGAKVNGKITQVSAPLKNGDVVEILVDKNKKPSRNWLRFVKTNLAYSHIKKEFKNGFLESIRERFLPKRITRQIFKKPKLFVKPGIKKPPQIILIGGETGISFALAKCCDPRSGDNIKAIIAKTKNASVHKISCKNLKKAQLQHPQKIIEASWKRP
- a CDS encoding phosphatase PAP2 family protein, producing MDLFIFQQINQFALRWFWLDVLTIFFAKYFGYILVFLLLLFLVKNFKKYRQMVTLSFLSAILARFIIVDTIRLFWERPRPFVDNHINLLLDRLNQSAFPSGHAAFFFAIATIIYFYNKKAGLLFFMASFLITIPRIFTGVHWSSDILAGAIVGILSALLIILSFRKFSLIVKK